CGGGTGAGATCACACCGTGTCTTGCTTTAGTTTACTTTACACCTACCTGAAGGTTACCCATAGTTAATGTCCCTTTAacatattatatgatatatcaTCATGATGCTAATATCATTAAAAGAGTGGCCACCCCCTTCCCCCACCCCTCAAACCTGCCTCACCAACTCACGTCTAGAAGCAATTAGGttcacttctctctctctctctctctcctctctctctctctctctcccccggGAAAAAGTCTATAAGACTCATCTCAAGCGCTCAAAAAGGGCCGGCCTTGACGAACAGGCACCACCAAAACCGTCCTTTCATCATTTCCACCATTGCCACAGCCAATccgaggagaagaaaaaagggTCGATCAAAGGATTTTTGGTGAGGAACGCAGAAGTTTAATTAGCTGAAATGGGGAGGTCACCTTGCTGTGAGAAGGCTCACACAAACAAAGGAGCATGGaccaaggaggaagacgatcgGCTCATCGCCTACATCCGGGCTCACGGCGAGGGCTGCTGGCGCTCGCTGCCCAAGGCCGCCGGCCTCCTCCGCTGCGGCAAGAGCTGCCGCCTCCGCTGGATCAATTACCTCCGTCCGGACCTCAAGCGAGGCAATTTcactgaagaagaagacgagCTTATCATCAAACTCCATAGCCTCCTTGGCAACAAGTAAAGCCCTTAATCATTACATGTTTGTTCCAATCACAAAGAATCCATCTTTGTTTCCGCGTTCGGTAGTAGCGTTAGGAAGTCTAAAATCTCGAGCTTGAGGATTGTGAATCTTTGTTACTCTCCATCACTAAGTCCTCGGTTGTATAATCTTTTTTGTTGTAGATGGTCTCTTATAGCTGGAAGACTGCCAGGAAGAACGGACAATGAGATAAAGAACTACTGGAACACGCACATCAGAAGAAAGCTTCTGAACCGTGGCATCGACCCCGTGACACACCGGCCGATTAACGAACAGGCGGCCGATGTTACCACTATATCTTTTGCTTCTGCAGCAgtcaaagaagaagagaaagtcaCAACTTCTGGTTTCGACACCAAGGAGAAGAGCCCAATTCAAGAACGGTGCCCAGACCTCAACCTTGAGCTGAGAATTAGCCCTCCATATGAACACCGAACGGAGCCATTGAAGACGGGAGGAAGAAGCAGCGCTTGCCGTTGTTTCTCGTGTAGCTTGGGCATCCAAAACGGCAAAGAGTGCAGTTGTAGTGAcggtagcagcagcagcaacgcTGGGTATGATTTCTTAGGGTTGAAAACTGGGGTGTTGGATTACAGAAGCTTGGAGATGAAGTGAGGGTTGAGAGGGTGTGGGGCCATGAAAGTATGCATGATTTAGCAAAGAGATAAATGGGTAAGGGATTTGGTATTAGGTAAAAATCTCCCTAATCTTCTCTTGCTTTGTACGATACTAGTGCTGCATAGTGTTAATAGTATCAGCAAAGATGAGAACTCTTGGATATTCAATCCAGTTATTTTATGGATGTGTGCCATTGATGTCAATTGTGATGTTTCTCTCTTCCACTTTGTTCTTGATTTCTCCCCCTTCCTCATTCTGATCTTTTGCTGATCCAATTTTTTTCTACTTAATGAAAGATTTAGTTCCCAGAAAAGAAAAACCTTCAAGAAGACTATCTTTCTCCGGAAAGATAAGAGAGAGGCTATTTGTAGCTCATCTATATATTAAGGTATCTATGTCTTCCTAAAAGGCAGCATTTCATTTTCGTTCTGATTTATTCTATCCTTATCTAACATAAAGGTTTTTCCTCGCCCATGAATCTATGTTGATTTATGTAATCTTAGAGTAGAGTAGAAAAATTTGACGGCACCATATATGaatctttctttttcctatGACTTCCTCCTTAATTTCCCAGTTTGGGATCGCTTTACAACATTTAGTTGTATGTATGTACGTACGTGCGTATATATAGTGGGCTTCGGGAGAAAGGGATCGATATTGGGTTTAATTTCCATGAAAATGAGGGAGTTGGAGGGATTCAAGTTCAATGGATAAGCCGTGAGAGGATGAGAAGGCAGGCAGAGAAAGAAGAGGCAGGATGAGAAGGCAGCACAGCACagcacataataataataattattattattataataataatagaaacaGTAGTACTGAAAGCTAAATAGAATGCGTGAAGAAACTAACAAGTGTCCGTGGTACCATCTCTCTACCAACCTTGCAATTATTGTCTCGGCCAATGACCTAACCAACCCCCACCCGACCCAGCTGCAGCAACTTCAATCCCGCCGGAAAACCTAACCTAGCTACTTACCCTCTTGTTCCTTCTTTACTTGGACTCCTATTTCTTGGCTCAAGCCTCAGGCTGTTGCACAATTGTCATAATCAACCATAGGTATATTTATAACTCGCTGTTGCATTTTAGTCCAGTGTTGAGCTTAAACAGTATAGTTTCGGGTTTAGTTTGAAGGTGAAGGGAGTCAGTTCGATTTAAGAGAAACAGTAAATTAAGGATTTAAATTGTTATCTTCAAGGGTTCCTTTGAAGAATTCGAATTTTAATGTCATCACAGCTAAGGATAAGTTCATATAACGGCAATTATGTTGTAATAGGCATTTGGGAAACGGGAGAATTCACGAGTATGAAGGATTTGAGGAAGTTAAATTGAAGTTTATGTTCTTTTAACTTATGCATACAAGGATCTCAGTTCCTTATATTTAATTGGCCTTTCAAATGAATCAAAACAGTTTGAAATGCTAATATTTGCTATTGAATCTCAAAATATAACACAAAAAGTAtacctaaatatatatatggatggtAAAATGTagattttcttctctatttgcCGTTATAAATTGCTGCGACTTTCTTGGTTCATCTGATTTTGTTTGCTTTTGGCACCATGTGGGGAAAAACTTATATATCTATCTGCAGGGGGCTTAAATTAGCTAGCTGATGAAATGTGAAATCTTTTCTAACAAGCGGAtgatggaagaaaagaaaagaactttATACGAGACACATAGTGCATGGAAGCTGAGCAAATTCAGGATTTGATGGTGCACCTGGGCCggcaaataaaataaactgattAAAGAATGAGGTGAAGCATGTTTGACTTAATTATGTTCAACTCAAATGTGAAATCATAATTAATTAGCGATGAAAATGTTAAATTGGGTCATTAGGTTGTGATCCCCACATATTCAAAATCTGAGACCTCGGACTAGCTTTCTAGGAAAGCCCTTTTTTCCCGGAAACCATGAAGCTAAAGAGAGATGGAAACTGCCTCAACGTTGGTTCAGGTGACGGCCGTTTTCAAATCTCTAAAAGGAAAACCACAAAGGGTTTCAAATTGGATATTAATTAAAACGCAAGAAACTTTCTGAACCTAAGACTAAGACAGTAGACACACTCACATTCCTTCTCAGAGTAATTTCATCGAACAGCTGGAAGATGAACTGTAAAACCcacaaaaacacacacacacaacgaGACTAGAGCCAGCCCACTAAGACACGCTGCCCGCAAATGCAATGGAATGGAGATGAAGGGAAAGCAGAGATGGAGCCAGGACACGAATGGgtggagagagagggagagatagagacagagatagagagagaggcgGGTGGAAAAGGGGGATTgcagaaagaaaagaaaagaaaagaaaagaatggggGGGCTTGGGGGGGACGTGGAAAAAGGTGTCGCCTTTCAGCATTTACTTGCTTgcccattttctttcctttccttgttttttctttttttttttaatctctctTCCCTTTGTCAAAGGTGTTAGGTAGAGACAATGGAAGCTTCcataagatatttttttatcacCACCTTTCCTTTCACTCTCAAAACTGGGCTGTGCTTtatcattatattattattattattttatataatataatataatataatataatataatgtactctctctctctctaaatagggtaataattattattttggatCAACAacaactataataataataataatagtaatagtaaTCTAAAGTCCAACTCCCACCAAACACCACATGCATGATACTGGGTGGTGGGTCCTCCCCCTTTCCCCTTTCCCGATCTGCTCCTCTGCCCATCATCCCCATCCCCACCCCCACCATACttctatcatatatatatgctgcCTTTTAATTATGCCCTTAAATTcttctaaaaattaatattaatattattcgtttccatttcatttcatttcatatatcatcattatcattatGGGTGAAAACGAACGATTCATATCATTGTTCTTATATTAGTAATGATTGTGATTATTAACGACACGTTTCGTTTGATTATTCCCAATGAATCAGACCACCTAAAACAATGACTCCtcttatatatgtattttactctttttctttaattaaactgatcaaatcataaaaataatctcTTTTTTAAGTTTTACCATTAGTACacatgcagcagcagcagcagcttagattaatgaatatatatttaacaaatatgGTACAAAAGGGAGGGACGATGGACGGATGGGTTGAGTGGCGGGGGGCTGTAAATAGGGAAGGGATTGGGGGGCCAAAGTGAGTAAGGCCAGGGTTTGCATTCCACAGGCTACCAACTCTGGTGTCCGTCTCTGTGCGTGTGTTATGGGAGGTGGTTGGCGGGCGGGCGGACGGACGGCCGCCGAAGCGTCATGTGCTCCGTTTGCGGCGGTGGGCCACCACCGGAGGTCAAAGGCCACCTCCACCACCTTCAAGTAaagttaaaataagtaaatatatatataaataaagagtTCACAACAATAAAGGCAAACGGTGTGATAATACTCACCTACCCTCTTTCTGGTGGGCCCCCGCCGATGGTGGTGGAAGTGACCATTCATTGACTCCTCAACTTAACCCCTactgttctgttctgttctgttctattctattcttattaattaatcctTTATTATTCACCaccattcaattttttcataatttatttatagaataataattactctttattcatatataataatattttgtctgaattttcaaataaaaaatacatgtatttttacaaaaatataatttttaaaaactgaaaaaaagaagaagataagatgtaataaatagatattattttataaaattaaaataaaaagaccTTTCCAAGTTAGAAAGGAAGGGGGATGGGGGGCTGTATCAATTGGCCCCTTTCATGTCATCCACATTCCTTTCCATTTTTGCCTCTTTGATATTGATATTTCCACTATCTATGAATTTcacaaatttttattataaataaacttaaaatatgaGGGATAGTTTTGTCCATAAgctttaatttgttaatattttaatcCCATCATCATATTATTATACAATAGTGGATGtatgatatataaaaaagaaaagaaagaaagggagaggtGGGGGCATTGTGCTCCGCGCGTAAGATAGCAAAAGCAACGCAGGTAGGGGGAAGTCGAGCGAGTTAGGTGGGATATGATAATAAATTATGAGGAGATTTCAGTCGGATAAGAATGACTTTTGGGGAATTCATATTTCTTTATctctaataatattattattattatcatagaATAGTTAAAATTCATACATAAGTAGGTTGAATTGCTAAAATtgctttgttttaattttttttttataattttttaaaagtgttTATCCATAAAACTCTAAAAAGGGTTTCAAAGGAAGAGGGAGCTAGAATGACAACGATTGACAAAGCTCGTTGATAATATTGATGAAGatcaaagaaaagaagtaaaagtttgaaaaaaaaaaaaaagagaagggaAAGATGGCTTGTTGATGATCGTGGCAGAGGTTGATTTACATATGAGCTGTCCTGTGTTGAAATCTAAGACAACCTACtaccatatttaattttttaacataaaaaaaattaatagtagCTCAAcccaacaaaaattataattcatctcaaaatttgttttattaattttttaattacataaaaattttattacattaatcttttaaaatttcaacTTTTCTCAATTTAAATTCTTGAATTCGTCCCTGAACAATAGGCAACAAAAAAGATTCGTTCaacaaaaaagatcaaaaagaaaaatgtaaaattcaTTGAATAGGAGAGGAAATGGGCTTTGGCTACAATCAATGACGAAGAGAAGAGGGATCGCGTTTTGGTTAGAATGATTTaatggagaaagagaagaagagggtaaaaaatgatgttattttgtTAGTTTAGACTACAAGTTTAAATGCAATCGGAATGAAATTTAGttatattcttatttatattatatttaacaatatatatatatgtatattgataGAAATATGGGATGTGGGGAAATGAAGATAATATATTATGGGCGAGATGCAAAATGATGCATGGAGACCATACGATGGCATGGCATGCCATACCATACCATGGAGGAGGATCTATTCTAGATGCATGGATATGTTTGGTGGGTGGGGATGATGTCTTTGAGCGTGACGGATCGTGAATGACTCaatgctttatttatttgtttatattttttaggtcAAACTCATTTATCTTTCCTATTCCTCTTGATGTGATGGTGAAAATGAAATTACCTCATCATCATCACATGCACAT
This window of the Diospyros lotus cultivar Yz01 chromosome 5, ASM1463336v1, whole genome shotgun sequence genome carries:
- the LOC127801067 gene encoding myb-related protein 308-like, whose product is MGRSPCCEKAHTNKGAWTKEEDDRLIAYIRAHGEGCWRSLPKAAGLLRCGKSCRLRWINYLRPDLKRGNFTEEEDELIIKLHSLLGNKWSLIAGRLPGRTDNEIKNYWNTHIRRKLLNRGIDPVTHRPINEQAADVTTISFASAAVKEEEKVTTSGFDTKEKSPIQERCPDLNLELRISPPYEHRTEPLKTGGRSSACRCFSCSLGIQNGKECSCSDGSSSSNAGYDFLGLKTGVLDYRSLEMK